A region from the Bdellovibrionales bacterium genome encodes:
- a CDS encoding DUF4423 domain-containing protein, with translation MLIDELKGGVGQNVVELQTGRRDFETYAKANLPRKIEALLDHKDFQSKLSWIAKQVDASLDEAQDALDLLEGLGIISWDNGRIVKKIEHVAIDQMAKMRTRSHRVNDHRIISHQLLNDIDGQDEFFVRNGFTCTDEVTMRAFYEKIREVEQWFIEASRHSQKTLVAGYSLTGTNTLKSENEGDFL, from the coding sequence ATGTTGATCGATGAATTAAAGGGTGGGGTCGGGCAAAACGTTGTCGAACTTCAAACGGGTCGCAGGGATTTTGAGACCTACGCCAAGGCGAATTTGCCTCGGAAAATCGAAGCGCTATTAGATCATAAAGACTTCCAGTCCAAGCTCAGCTGGATCGCCAAGCAAGTGGACGCTTCGCTGGACGAGGCTCAAGATGCTTTGGATCTCCTGGAAGGTCTCGGAATTATTTCTTGGGATAACGGCCGGATCGTTAAAAAAATCGAGCATGTGGCTATTGATCAGATGGCGAAAATGCGAACCCGTTCTCATCGCGTGAATGATCATCGGATTATATCTCATCAATTACTGAATGATATCGACGGGCAGGATGAATTTTTTGTGAGAAATGGATTCACGTGCACCGACGAAGTGACCATGCGCGCTTTCTACGAAAAAATTCGCGAAGTGGAGCAGTGGTTTATCGAAGCTTCTCGTCACAGTCAGAAGACGCTGGTGGCGGGCTACTCTCTCACGGGCACAAATACTTTAAAATCCGAAAATGAAGGAGATTTCCTATGA
- a CDS encoding helix-turn-helix domain-containing protein, with product MKIRDSVNAVMALKKVTKRDLAEGLNLPWNTVNRYLTGQNEISADKFVRILLFLGIDIQETLNQVIKNMLNKEKVNNKNLQSLNYVLDSLDEIDRKVHLDDLIVSARKKYRVRPDPELQTAIRDLREFTK from the coding sequence ATGAAGATACGAGATTCTGTCAATGCAGTGATGGCCTTAAAAAAAGTGACGAAGCGAGATCTCGCCGAAGGTTTAAACCTTCCGTGGAATACGGTGAACCGTTATCTTACCGGACAAAACGAGATCTCTGCGGATAAGTTTGTCCGGATTCTGTTATTCCTAGGGATTGATATCCAGGAGACACTGAATCAAGTCATTAAAAACATGCTTAATAAAGAAAAAGTAAATAATAAAAATTTACAGTCCCTGAATTATGTCCTAGATTCTTTGGACGAAATCGATCGCAAGGTTCACCTTGACGATCTGATTGTTTCGGCCAGGAAGAAATACCGAGTTCGACCTGACCCGGAACTGCAAACCGCGATTAGGGATCTTCGCGAGTTTACAAAATAA
- a CDS encoding transposase: protein MISRCLLGLIVLATAVGCSQKRDDFVAHPREAAFYNRFVNPSAEFAQAPAKIAQVKLLETDAKYPMRFALYDNNKFYYEVDKLGNGFGQWSYKDGALELVAERVLFDMYLYVSGAQAAGDATLVRFVDRHGQNSLPIQFRNPNALENSGQKPPELPEFTESPKEI, encoded by the coding sequence ATGATTTCTCGATGTCTACTCGGTTTGATTGTTCTGGCCACAGCTGTGGGATGCTCGCAAAAGCGCGATGATTTTGTGGCCCATCCGCGCGAGGCGGCGTTTTATAATCGTTTTGTGAATCCTTCCGCCGAATTTGCCCAAGCCCCAGCGAAAATAGCTCAAGTAAAACTTTTAGAAACCGACGCTAAATACCCGATGCGCTTTGCTTTATATGATAACAATAAATTCTATTACGAAGTGGATAAACTCGGGAATGGTTTTGGTCAATGGAGTTATAAAGATGGGGCTCTTGAGCTTGTCGCCGAGAGAGTGCTGTTTGATATGTACCTTTACGTTTCGGGAGCTCAGGCCGCCGGTGATGCCACTTTAGTTCGCTTTGTGGATCGTCATGGGCAAAACTCTCTTCCCATTCAGTTTCGAAATCCAAATGCCTTGGAAAACTCTGGGCAGAAGCCTCCCGAGCTTCCAGAATTTACCGAGTCTCCCAAGGAGATTTAG
- the lexA gene encoding transcriptional repressor LexA, with the protein MKKIFLDPKELKTKNKVIRFINPAISKVDLIPTSHVIGDTSHIPLLGRVAAGFPIEAVESSEYIEIPKSMVRRGAPSFALKVKGDSMVDENISDGDYVIIQKQKHANNGDIVVAIIDNNATLKRFYKKSEGIELHAANKNYSPIRVQPSSQFEILGVLTGVIRRY; encoded by the coding sequence ATGAAGAAAATATTTTTAGACCCCAAAGAACTTAAGACAAAAAATAAAGTGATCCGTTTTATCAACCCGGCGATCTCTAAGGTCGACCTTATTCCCACTTCGCATGTCATCGGCGACACCTCCCACATCCCCCTGTTGGGACGAGTGGCCGCGGGCTTTCCCATCGAAGCGGTAGAGTCGAGTGAGTACATTGAGATTCCCAAATCAATGGTTCGTCGAGGAGCTCCCTCCTTCGCCCTCAAGGTGAAGGGGGACTCCATGGTTGATGAAAACATCTCTGATGGCGACTACGTCATTATTCAAAAGCAGAAGCATGCGAATAATGGAGATATCGTGGTCGCGATCATTGATAACAATGCAACGCTGAAGAGGTTTTATAAAAAAAGCGAGGGCATTGAACTTCATGCGGCCAATAAAAATTATAGTCCTATCCGCGTGCAGCCCTCATCCCAATTTGAAATTTTAGGCGTGCTCACCGGAGTGATTCGCCGCTATTGA
- a CDS encoding M48 family metallopeptidase: protein MTRQFITAILLLSLSLAGCSTLTKGPTEAEINAEAAKAYQEVKAKSKMSNNREWTQMVQRVSQRIAAASGENFQWEYILIDSPEVNAWCMPGGKMAVYTGIMPVLKTEGALAAVMGHEVAHATLRHGKERYARAIKGNLAGLIIGGAAVVGGQLFCKSPLCKNLTGLGGAAAGLAIVFFDRKYGRADESDADKAGQIYMARAGYDPAEAIEVWNRMAASKKGGGPPEFMSTHPSDERRRDNLRSWLPQAQQVYQQSPQKFGIGAGI from the coding sequence ATGACTAGACAATTTATAACTGCAATTCTACTTCTCTCACTTTCTCTCGCCGGCTGCTCGACTCTTACAAAAGGTCCTACAGAAGCCGAAATCAATGCCGAAGCGGCGAAAGCCTACCAAGAGGTCAAAGCGAAATCGAAAATGTCGAACAATCGCGAATGGACCCAGATGGTTCAGCGCGTGTCACAAAGAATCGCAGCGGCGTCGGGCGAAAATTTTCAGTGGGAATATATTTTAATCGATAGCCCAGAAGTGAACGCATGGTGTATGCCCGGCGGTAAAATGGCAGTTTACACCGGAATTATGCCCGTGCTTAAAACCGAGGGCGCTCTCGCGGCGGTAATGGGTCACGAAGTGGCGCACGCCACTCTTCGCCACGGTAAAGAGAGATACGCTCGCGCCATCAAAGGAAATCTTGCCGGATTAATTATCGGCGGAGCCGCAGTGGTCGGTGGACAGTTATTTTGCAAAAGTCCTCTCTGCAAAAACCTCACGGGACTCGGCGGGGCTGCCGCCGGACTTGCCATCGTTTTCTTCGACCGTAAATACGGTCGCGCCGATGAAAGTGATGCCGATAAAGCGGGTCAAATTTATATGGCCCGCGCCGGATATGATCCCGCCGAAGCCATTGAAGTTTGGAATCGAATGGCCGCTTCTAAAAAAGGCGGTGGTCCTCCCGAGTTTATGTCCACGCATCCTTCGGACGAACGCCGCCGCGACAACTTGAGAAGCTGGCTCCCTCAAGCTCAGCAGGTGTATCAACAGTCTCCGCAAAAATTTGGAATCGGCGCGGGCATTTAA
- a CDS encoding transglycosylase domain-containing protein, with protein MTDVGILVKALAVLLTVGQLNNPATIRTTPINKDTERAIAVGHMHNGCKLLMDRFKDVAGMDLSALDNDPNDPNKTDENSLEVALSQLIENAKISDKSTEILKGVDVKEAKDIYLEVCKARQMTNSLAPIAQAIDFYNDAIKDLPPETKLQELKNKRLSQSSTLMDVNGKFYTEVYATEGRRSTVNYGEIPDHVKKAFVSIEDRRFYQHGGVDEIGLLRAFMTNMSASGRPEGGSTITQQVVKNLVVGDEYNYQRKIREMIMAVKLDKMKVLSKDEILALYLNYIYLGRSSWGVDMAAKTYFGRSIKDVTLAQGAYLAGLTHKPNKYNLSSSGDEAVKRRNEVLRTMLSEKYITNDQYTAAIAEPANLAPYENPRAKSSLYFISDARRYLMQEAKIDIFAENYKVYSTIQPDLQKATEFAVQEGIWNFERSLNRASFEKPEGNIEKLVNPPAPAPRVNNALLTPHQSPAVTNAAFTVGSVGVELAAARTGTRRQNRQRRRAPAPPPELPIAETQKPWREIMQRVAKPLIDVQWDLAVVTRLEGRRIMVGLKDGREMPLSTNVSSLKLWDLIYVRVQDNGKMADLRTRPKVQGAAIVIENATGRVLSMVGGFSYAVNEVNRASAFAAPWRQAGSTVKPFVFLAALQKGFQPNTLVYNSRQVFQLPGRDWSPKNYAGDSSGPITMRSALEQSKNIPTARWLDHLGNTREESFEYIRKVWQDMGIYNYAQIENSPELQALYKGNERGLRNYKTQYSSWSSLLGTAPTRLPDLAGAYAAIANGGFRPKIRLVDRVEKNGAVVFTNPHVQNPLLPPPGANPTEQMNNRASAYQLKAILQGTVLRGTAAQLKRHGEFMAGKTGTSSNNRDVLFAGFTNEVTVIVWIGYDQQQTLGSRATGGTYAAPIVESIITKSWDILNKKTPLRFTDQEVDKYLVQYPIDQRSGAVLSPGSGGFLETFRVAPESIARGGKDFYNTNLQIVGQYSVPGFDEPPTSRRGFPSVDEEEDSPFAPEPQFRREPPPQRRMRRQDPSYPFFPRNEEPDFSEPETDRRRRRYNPSQPAERYYPSQQNERVWGPGLR; from the coding sequence ATGACGGACGTCGGAATTCTTGTAAAAGCTTTAGCTGTATTGTTAACCGTGGGACAACTCAATAATCCCGCGACTATTCGAACAACTCCTATCAATAAAGATACTGAGCGAGCCATTGCCGTCGGTCACATGCACAACGGCTGTAAACTCCTCATGGATCGCTTTAAAGACGTGGCGGGAATGGATCTCTCTGCTCTCGACAACGACCCGAACGATCCGAATAAAACGGATGAAAACAGTCTCGAAGTGGCGCTCTCGCAGTTGATCGAAAACGCTAAGATTTCCGACAAGAGCACAGAAATTCTGAAAGGCGTCGACGTTAAGGAAGCGAAAGATATTTATCTCGAAGTCTGTAAAGCTCGCCAAATGACGAATTCCCTAGCGCCCATTGCACAGGCCATTGATTTTTACAACGATGCCATCAAAGATCTTCCTCCTGAAACAAAACTCCAGGAGCTAAAAAACAAGCGGTTAAGTCAGTCCTCCACACTGATGGATGTGAACGGAAAATTTTATACCGAAGTTTATGCCACCGAAGGTCGTCGCAGCACTGTGAACTACGGTGAAATTCCCGATCACGTCAAAAAAGCCTTTGTCTCTATCGAGGATCGTCGCTTTTACCAACACGGTGGAGTTGATGAGATCGGACTTTTGCGAGCGTTTATGACGAATATGTCGGCCTCGGGTCGCCCTGAAGGCGGATCGACGATCACTCAACAAGTGGTCAAAAATTTAGTGGTCGGAGACGAATATAATTATCAGCGAAAAATTCGCGAGATGATCATGGCCGTAAAACTCGATAAGATGAAGGTCTTATCGAAAGACGAAATTTTAGCTCTTTATCTTAACTATATCTATCTCGGTCGCTCCTCTTGGGGCGTAGATATGGCCGCAAAAACTTATTTCGGTCGCTCAATCAAAGACGTCACGCTCGCGCAGGGGGCCTATCTTGCGGGTCTTACACATAAGCCCAATAAATATAATCTGTCTTCGAGCGGCGATGAGGCCGTTAAACGACGTAATGAAGTTTTAAGAACGATGCTCTCAGAGAAGTATATCACCAATGACCAATATACAGCGGCGATCGCCGAACCGGCCAACTTAGCTCCTTACGAAAACCCCAGAGCTAAATCTTCCCTTTACTTCATCTCGGATGCGCGTCGATATCTTATGCAGGAAGCAAAAATCGACATCTTCGCCGAAAACTATAAAGTCTACTCGACGATTCAACCTGATCTTCAAAAGGCCACTGAGTTTGCGGTTCAAGAGGGAATTTGGAATTTCGAACGCAGTTTAAATCGCGCTTCCTTCGAAAAGCCGGAAGGGAATATCGAAAAACTCGTCAATCCTCCGGCGCCCGCTCCTCGAGTGAACAATGCTCTTTTGACGCCTCATCAATCTCCGGCCGTGACGAATGCGGCGTTCACAGTGGGCTCGGTGGGTGTGGAACTCGCCGCCGCTCGCACGGGAACTCGCCGACAAAATCGTCAACGTCGTCGCGCCCCCGCTCCACCTCCCGAGCTTCCCATTGCGGAAACGCAAAAGCCTTGGCGCGAAATCATGCAAAGAGTGGCTAAGCCTCTCATTGATGTTCAATGGGATCTCGCCGTCGTCACTCGCCTTGAAGGCCGCCGCATTATGGTGGGTTTAAAAGACGGACGAGAGATGCCTTTAAGCACCAATGTCTCAAGCCTTAAGTTGTGGGACCTGATTTATGTGCGCGTTCAAGACAACGGAAAAATGGCAGACCTACGAACTCGCCCTAAAGTTCAAGGGGCGGCGATCGTGATTGAAAACGCCACGGGACGTGTCCTCTCGATGGTGGGTGGATTTTCTTACGCGGTTAACGAAGTCAATCGCGCCTCGGCCTTTGCGGCTCCTTGGCGACAGGCGGGTTCAACCGTAAAGCCTTTCGTATTTCTTGCAGCTTTGCAAAAAGGCTTTCAGCCCAACACTCTCGTTTACAACTCTCGCCAAGTTTTTCAACTTCCCGGAAGAGACTGGTCTCCAAAAAACTATGCGGGCGACTCGTCGGGTCCGATCACCATGCGTTCCGCTCTGGAGCAGTCGAAAAATATTCCAACGGCGCGCTGGCTAGACCATCTCGGTAACACTCGCGAAGAAAGCTTCGAGTACATCCGTAAAGTTTGGCAAGATATGGGCATCTATAATTATGCACAAATTGAAAACAGTCCCGAACTTCAAGCTCTCTACAAGGGCAACGAACGTGGCCTTCGGAATTATAAAACTCAGTACTCATCGTGGTCGAGCCTGCTCGGTACGGCCCCCACTCGTCTACCGGATTTGGCTGGGGCTTATGCCGCGATTGCCAATGGCGGCTTCCGTCCCAAAATTCGTTTAGTCGATCGCGTGGAGAAAAACGGAGCTGTTGTTTTCACCAATCCTCATGTTCAAAATCCTCTACTGCCGCCTCCAGGAGCCAACCCGACGGAGCAAATGAACAACCGTGCTTCGGCTTACCAGCTGAAAGCAATTCTTCAGGGAACTGTTCTGCGCGGAACGGCCGCTCAACTCAAGAGACATGGCGAATTTATGGCGGGTAAAACGGGAACGTCTTCCAACAACCGCGACGTTCTCTTCGCGGGATTTACCAATGAGGTGACCGTCATCGTTTGGATTGGTTACGATCAACAACAAACTTTGGGAAGTCGCGCGACCGGTGGAACTTATGCGGCCCCCATCGTCGAAAGCATCATTACCAAATCTTGGGATATTCTGAATAAAAAAACACCGCTGCGTTTTACCGACCAAGAGGTTGATAAATATTTGGTTCAATATCCGATCGATCAAAGATCCGGCGCGGTGCTTTCGCCAGGCTCCGGTGGATTTCTTGAGACCTTCCGCGTGGCCCCCGAGAGCATCGCTCGCGGAGGAAAAGATTTCTACAACACCAACTTGCAGATCGTCGGACAGTATTCTGTTCCGGGATTTGACGAGCCACCGACATCTCGCCGAGGCTTTCCATCCGTTGATGAAGAAGAGGACTCCCCGTTCGCACCGGAACCGCAATTCCGTCGTGAGCCGCCGCCTCAACGTCGAATGCGACGACAGGATCCGTCGTATCCTTTCTTCCCACGCAATGAAGAGCCCGATTTCTCGGAACCTGAGACCGATCGGCGTCGGCGAAGATACAATCCTTCGCAACCGGCCGAACGTTACTACCCCTCTCAACAAAACGAGAGAGTTTGGGGCCCAGGCCTAAGATAA
- a CDS encoding thermonuclease family protein, with the protein MVGLFFNLILVLAAAETPCQHDDSTFRCVKYIKNYDGDTLTFDIPNVPAIIGRKINVRVADLDTPEMKGKLPCEKQAARTAQKLIENLLKNAKQVHLENVERDKYFRILATVIVDGRSLKDILMKNNLAYTYHGETKQKLDWCAKLRLPADTKEPLVPFAKKPLE; encoded by the coding sequence ATGGTGGGATTATTTTTTAATCTCATCCTGGTTTTGGCAGCGGCGGAAACGCCCTGCCAACACGATGATTCCACTTTCCGTTGTGTGAAATATATCAAGAATTACGACGGTGACACGCTCACGTTCGACATTCCTAATGTCCCAGCCATTATTGGTCGAAAAATTAATGTTCGCGTGGCTGATCTTGACACTCCCGAAATGAAGGGGAAATTGCCTTGCGAAAAGCAAGCGGCGAGAACCGCACAAAAACTCATCGAAAATCTATTGAAAAATGCAAAGCAAGTTCACTTAGAAAACGTGGAGCGTGACAAGTATTTCCGAATCCTCGCCACAGTCATCGTCGATGGCCGATCCCTCAAGGACATATTGATGAAAAACAACCTGGCCTACACCTACCACGGCGAAACCAAACAAAAACTCGACTGGTGCGCCAAGCTCCGACTACCCGCGGACACCAAAGAGCCCCTAGTGCCCTTCGCGAAGAAGCCCCTCGAATAG
- a CDS encoding agmatine deiminase family protein: MRVLLTSLILLTAQSLWAQQLPVHGPSDEQIEMMAQHNSQAARSSQPGPVGYRADNVQPFFEYGKTGYIVMSDDDYYGVAKAMKQIVASNLPSDVQLIVYTQSGDKNYQKSLVQKYSQFIPQERLHVLQVPVSGSNDFWSRDNLPMPIWEDGKFALSNARYYYNFEPDAYFKQLFGVNMFSHNYFYEGGNFGVNSRGDCLLVNRKKSYPGGVSDTAAIPDDIFKNMYGCKTVTRFKHLKGIGHTDEVIKFLTDDDVITDEESYVAKLEQMGFKVHLVPEPDLNYETYINSIIVDDTAFVPVFGEKNDQKVIDLYKSFGYKVVTVPSRQLATQGQGGIHCITMNYPPMPFANLVRGMNATVIH; this comes from the coding sequence ATGAGAGTACTTTTAACGAGCTTAATTCTACTAACAGCTCAATCTCTTTGGGCTCAACAGCTGCCAGTTCACGGACCGAGCGATGAGCAGATCGAAATGATGGCTCAACACAACTCACAAGCGGCACGGTCGTCGCAGCCGGGTCCAGTGGGGTATCGTGCCGACAACGTTCAGCCTTTTTTTGAATACGGTAAAACGGGCTACATCGTTATGAGTGACGATGACTATTACGGTGTCGCAAAAGCCATGAAGCAAATCGTCGCCTCCAACTTGCCAAGCGATGTCCAGTTGATCGTTTATACCCAATCTGGCGATAAGAATTACCAAAAGAGTTTAGTGCAAAAATATTCACAGTTTATTCCTCAAGAAAGACTTCATGTTTTGCAGGTTCCCGTGAGTGGTTCCAATGACTTTTGGTCTCGCGACAACTTGCCAATGCCTATATGGGAAGACGGTAAGTTTGCTCTTTCAAATGCGCGCTATTATTACAACTTTGAGCCGGATGCTTACTTTAAACAGTTGTTTGGCGTGAACATGTTTTCGCACAATTATTTTTACGAGGGCGGAAACTTTGGAGTGAATAGTCGGGGGGATTGCCTTTTGGTCAACCGTAAAAAATCTTATCCCGGTGGTGTCTCTGATACGGCGGCTATTCCCGATGATATATTCAAAAATATGTACGGTTGCAAAACAGTCACTCGCTTTAAACACTTAAAGGGGATTGGTCACACGGATGAAGTCATTAAATTCTTAACTGATGACGATGTGATTACGGATGAAGAGTCTTACGTGGCTAAGCTTGAGCAAATGGGTTTTAAAGTTCATTTAGTGCCCGAGCCGGATCTCAACTACGAAACGTATATCAACTCGATCATAGTCGACGATACGGCCTTTGTTCCTGTGTTTGGTGAAAAGAATGATCAAAAGGTGATTGATCTTTATAAGTCGTTTGGTTACAAAGTGGTAACGGTTCCTTCACGCCAGTTAGCGACGCAAGGTCAGGGCGGTATTCATTGCATCACTATGAACTATCCCCCAATGCCTTTTGCGAATTTAGTTCGCGGTATGAACGCGACGGTGATTCACTAG
- a CDS encoding prepilin-type N-terminal cleavage/methylation domain-containing protein — translation MGCKLLSNNKGFTLVEVMVGAGLFMMVFLGVFIGSSQIAKLTSESATLNTSDNMVDAIIENIRQSFSTQIITLSKERSVEGLLNDTSKLPMAWSLDIDAPVEQCKECPGRYGYAIQSLGSYAGMYLVTVRFTHRDWAGEARTYEFIVGR, via the coding sequence ATGGGATGTAAATTACTTTCAAACAACAAAGGCTTTACTCTCGTCGAAGTGATGGTCGGCGCCGGGTTGTTTATGATGGTTTTTCTAGGAGTGTTTATCGGTTCGAGTCAGATTGCGAAACTGACCAGCGAGAGCGCCACTCTTAATACCTCCGATAACATGGTCGACGCGATCATCGAAAATATTCGTCAGTCGTTTAGTACTCAGATTATTACTCTGAGTAAAGAGCGTTCGGTCGAAGGACTTTTAAACGACACTTCAAAACTTCCCATGGCATGGTCTTTAGATATAGATGCTCCAGTGGAGCAATGTAAAGAATGTCCTGGGCGCTACGGTTATGCGATTCAGTCTTTGGGATCCTATGCAGGAATGTATTTGGTCACGGTTCGCTTCACGCACCGAGATTGGGCGGGAGAAGCGCGCACCTACGAATTTATAGTGGGGCGGTGA
- a CDS encoding adenylate/guanylate cyclase domain-containing protein, producing MHQRWHGFVIGIFFSALFAAGTHFYLTARHGRVFQTLQTFDDRFNDIKFKFLSLEKTNSTAVLVAVDDESIREIGRWPWPRDVMAQLQEELVKHNVSAIGMDIIQSEPDLFFPEKDKALALSTEKISDKMILGTFSNNQLQILPYQDYCVNEAFLVNGGSELIKINPTFVVDDVGADYDEIPWAKPLKMSFDFIKKRTEVAFLQSKVKFSVDELTAYQKNFLTAQKTSEIFNYCKRWLTSEDEIFKEHGPTLLPVYEDILKIKFPDPKLSTLEKLENFKNSVDSLPLPQYGDWQGNFPELQEKALNTGSFVTQLDNDGLVRRYPMFYRAGNKLGTSFVPSLALQTYLVAKGYRADVKIDKVNGIKQIVSFSIIDPSKDPEVKIQDIPVDASGQLIVKYYGPTNTLPYVSAKDLLATDDEFIYVYTRAEDNEHGQMRIEAKKHKKSDFFKGKSVITGVTSLALYDLRNTPVDKNYPGPEIHLTVLNNLLKGDFVKPLGHAHWIIPGVIIALGLLMSLILTFIGALPALGSMVIFSLGFVYIDGMVFHKLHLSYSSLAILIEIIGLHFTTFIFKYFSEERKKIALKKTFSKYVSPAVVDELLRSDENLKIGGKKQVLSVFFSDLRGFTDLSEKMDPGQLAQFLNEYLTPMTRVIFDNKGTLDKYMGDGVMAFFGAPVTDKDHAINACRCALQSLEELEILRTEFARRGWPLIDLGIGINTGPMSVGNMGSASIQSYTVIGDSVNLGARLEAANKEFGTRILVSESTFEQAQNYFCFREVGRIAVKGKIQPIRTYELISEKVKPEIHQWLDLYHQAYHLYMNQNFAKALEIFEQAEHLKSQDKVTSIYKQRCLEYIQNPPPADWDGVDRLKTK from the coding sequence ATGCATCAGCGCTGGCACGGCTTCGTTATTGGGATTTTCTTTTCTGCACTTTTTGCAGCGGGAACTCACTTCTATTTGACCGCGCGCCACGGTCGCGTCTTTCAAACGCTACAAACTTTTGATGACCGTTTTAACGATATTAAATTTAAATTTTTATCCCTCGAAAAAACCAATTCCACGGCAGTGCTTGTCGCTGTCGATGATGAGTCCATTCGAGAAATTGGTCGCTGGCCTTGGCCCCGCGATGTGATGGCGCAACTCCAAGAAGAACTCGTTAAACACAATGTCTCTGCCATCGGAATGGATATTATTCAGTCGGAGCCGGATCTCTTCTTCCCCGAAAAAGATAAAGCCCTAGCTCTCTCGACGGAAAAGATCTCCGATAAAATGATTCTTGGAACATTTAGTAACAACCAATTACAGATCCTTCCCTATCAAGATTATTGCGTGAACGAAGCCTTTCTCGTCAATGGAGGGTCAGAACTGATCAAAATCAACCCCACCTTTGTCGTCGACGATGTGGGTGCCGACTACGACGAAATTCCATGGGCAAAACCTTTAAAAATGAGTTTTGATTTTATCAAAAAACGAACGGAAGTCGCCTTCCTGCAAAGCAAAGTCAAATTCAGTGTCGATGAATTGACGGCTTACCAAAAGAATTTTCTCACTGCCCAGAAGACCTCCGAAATTTTTAATTACTGTAAACGTTGGCTGACCTCGGAAGACGAAATCTTTAAAGAGCACGGGCCCACTCTTCTTCCCGTCTACGAGGACATTCTCAAAATAAAATTTCCAGACCCAAAGCTATCAACCTTAGAGAAACTCGAAAACTTTAAGAACTCTGTCGACTCCCTGCCGCTTCCCCAGTACGGCGATTGGCAAGGAAATTTTCCGGAACTTCAAGAAAAGGCTCTCAATACCGGAAGTTTCGTCACTCAGTTAGACAACGACGGCTTAGTCCGACGTTATCCCATGTTCTATCGTGCAGGGAACAAATTAGGGACAAGTTTTGTACCCTCTCTCGCCCTTCAAACATACCTGGTCGCTAAAGGTTATCGCGCGGATGTTAAAATTGATAAAGTGAATGGTATAAAACAGATCGTAAGCTTTTCGATTATAGATCCTTCGAAAGATCCCGAAGTTAAAATACAAGATATTCCTGTCGATGCCTCCGGCCAACTGATTGTAAAATATTATGGTCCAACAAATACCCTTCCCTATGTTTCTGCGAAGGACCTTCTCGCTACGGATGATGAGTTCATCTATGTCTACACGCGTGCCGAAGACAATGAGCATGGGCAAATGCGGATCGAAGCTAAAAAACATAAAAAATCGGATTTTTTTAAAGGCAAAAGCGTCATCACAGGCGTGACGTCTCTCGCACTTTATGACTTGCGAAACACTCCTGTCGATAAAAACTACCCCGGCCCCGAAATCCATCTCACAGTGCTGAATAATCTTCTCAAGGGGGACTTTGTAAAACCGCTGGGACATGCTCACTGGATTATTCCTGGAGTGATTATTGCTCTGGGCCTGTTGATGAGCTTGATCTTAACTTTTATTGGCGCGCTCCCCGCATTAGGAAGTATGGTGATCTTTTCTTTAGGCTTCGTTTATATCGACGGAATGGTTTTTCACAAACTCCATCTTTCCTACTCCAGCCTGGCGATTTTAATTGAAATCATCGGACTGCACTTTACAACCTTCATCTTTAAATACTTTTCCGAAGAACGAAAAAAAATAGCCCTCAAAAAAACCTTTTCCAAATACGTTTCTCCCGCCGTCGTCGACGAACTTCTGCGGAGTGACGAGAATTTAAAAATCGGTGGAAAAAAACAAGTGCTCTCGGTGTTTTTCTCCGATCTGCGTGGTTTTACCGACTTGTCTGAAAAAATGGATCCGGGGCAGTTGGCGCAATTTCTTAATGAATACCTCACACCGATGACTCGCGTGATCTTTGACAACAAAGGAACTTTAGATAAATACATGGGCGACGGCGTGATGGCTTTTTTTGGAGCTCCCGTCACCGATAAGGATCACGCAATCAACGCCTGTCGGTGCGCTCTCCAGAGTCTCGAAGAATTAGAGATCTTGCGAACCGAATTTGCTCGGAGAGGTTGGCCCCTGATCGATCTTGGTATTGGAATCAATACCGGACCCATGAGCGTCGGAAACATGGGCTCTGCGAGCATTCAGAGCTACACCGTGATCGGAGATTCGGTGAATCTCGGCGCGCGTCTCGAAGCGGCGAATAAAGAATTTGGGACCCGCATCCTCGTCAGCGAATCGACCTTTGAGCAAGCTCAGAATTATTTTTGCTTTCGAGAAGTGGGTCGCATTGCCGTCAAAGGCAAAATCCAACCGATTCGAACCTAC